One stretch of Variovorax sp. 54 DNA includes these proteins:
- a CDS encoding RidA family protein, producing MASITRFHVGPRLSETAVHNGTIYLAGQVPDDTTQDIRGQTAQVLGMVDRLLAEAGSDKSRILMTQIFLADIGDIGAMNEVWDAWIPAGNTPPRATVEAKMANAAYKIEIVVTAAQA from the coding sequence ATGGCATCCATTACCCGCTTCCACGTTGGCCCGCGTCTGTCCGAGACCGCGGTGCACAACGGCACCATCTACCTCGCGGGCCAGGTGCCCGACGACACCACGCAGGACATCCGTGGCCAGACCGCCCAGGTGCTCGGCATGGTCGACCGCCTGCTGGCCGAGGCCGGCAGCGACAAGTCGCGCATCCTCATGACGCAGATCTTTTTGGCCGACATCGGCGACATCGGCGCCATGAACGAGGTGTGGGACGCGTGGATTCCGGCCGGCAACACGCCGCCGCGTGCGACTGTGGAGGCCAAGATGGCCAACGCGGCTTACAAGATCGAGATCGTCGTCACGGCCGCACAGGCCTGA
- a CDS encoding MetQ/NlpA family ABC transporter substrate-binding protein, which produces MHSTFRRRSLVLATLATALFAGNAAFAQDNKNTVKVGISVGSAEQVFEVVKKVAAKDGLTVQVVVFNDYQLPNAALAAGDLDANAFQHQPFLDNQIKARGFDLVPVGLTITAPLGFYSRKLKSIDQLADGASVGIQNDPSNGNRALLLLQQAKLITLKPEAVKNNNATPLDVVTNPKKLKLVSLDAAQLPRSLDDLAISAINNDYAEKAGLSFGKDAVIKESAQSPYANLIAVRRADKDKPWAKRLVAAYQSPEVRSFIETQFKGSLIPAF; this is translated from the coding sequence ATGCATTCCACTTTCCGCCGCCGCAGCCTCGTGCTCGCCACCCTGGCCACCGCACTTTTCGCGGGCAACGCCGCCTTCGCACAGGACAACAAGAACACCGTCAAGGTCGGCATTTCCGTCGGCAGCGCCGAGCAGGTGTTCGAGGTGGTCAAGAAGGTCGCCGCCAAGGACGGCCTGACCGTCCAGGTCGTGGTGTTCAACGACTACCAATTGCCCAACGCGGCGCTGGCCGCCGGCGACCTCGACGCCAACGCCTTCCAGCACCAGCCCTTCCTGGACAACCAGATCAAGGCGCGCGGCTTCGACCTCGTGCCCGTGGGCCTGACCATCACCGCGCCGCTGGGCTTCTACTCGCGCAAGCTCAAGTCGATCGACCAGCTGGCCGACGGCGCCTCGGTCGGCATCCAGAACGACCCGTCGAACGGCAACCGCGCCCTGCTGCTGCTGCAACAGGCCAAGCTCATCACCCTCAAGCCCGAAGCCGTGAAGAACAACAACGCCACGCCGCTGGACGTGGTGACCAACCCCAAGAAGCTCAAGCTGGTGTCGCTGGACGCCGCCCAGCTGCCGCGCTCGCTCGACGACCTGGCCATTTCGGCCATCAACAACGACTACGCCGAGAAGGCCGGCCTGTCGTTCGGCAAAGACGCCGTCATCAAGGAATCGGCCCAGAGCCCCTACGCCAATCTGATCGCCGTGCGCCGCGCCGACAAGGACAAGCCCTGGGCCAAGCGCCTCGTGGCGGCCTACCAGTCGCCGGAGGTGCGCAGCTTCATCGAGACGCAGTTCAAGGGGTCGCTGATTCCGGCGTTTTGA
- a CDS encoding aspartate/glutamate racemase family protein, which translates to MTLHIGIVGCSAEGAALCYKTICIEGAALLGPHAHPEVSMHTPSLAEYTHCLDAGDLAGVGALMLGSAHKLAAAGADFLICPDNTIHQAFDHMAPRSPRPWLHIAEVVADEAVRRGFRRIGITGTHWLTDSEVYPEKLSARGLEYVRPTIDERAEIGRIIMDELVCGIFKPEAVATFQRVMQRLRDEEGCDAVVLGCTEIPLIMSDANSPLPTLDSTRLLARAALRRATQKSN; encoded by the coding sequence ATGACCCTGCACATCGGAATCGTCGGCTGCTCCGCCGAAGGCGCGGCCCTTTGCTACAAGACCATCTGCATCGAGGGCGCGGCGCTGCTCGGCCCCCACGCGCACCCCGAGGTGTCGATGCACACGCCCTCGCTCGCGGAGTACACGCACTGTCTGGACGCGGGCGACCTGGCGGGCGTGGGCGCGCTGATGCTCGGCTCCGCGCACAAGCTCGCCGCGGCGGGCGCGGACTTTCTGATCTGCCCCGACAACACCATCCACCAGGCCTTCGACCACATGGCACCGCGTTCGCCGAGGCCCTGGCTGCACATCGCCGAAGTGGTGGCCGACGAGGCCGTGCGGCGGGGCTTTCGTCGCATCGGCATCACGGGCACGCACTGGCTGACCGACAGCGAGGTGTATCCTGAGAAGCTCTCGGCGCGGGGCCTTGAATACGTCCGCCCCACCATCGACGAGCGCGCCGAGATCGGCCGGATCATCATGGACGAGCTGGTCTGCGGCATCTTCAAGCCCGAGGCCGTGGCGACCTTCCAGCGCGTGATGCAGCGCCTGAGGGACGAGGAGGGCTGCGACGCGGTCGTGCTCGGCTGCACCGAGATTCCGCTGATCATGAGCGATGCGAATTCGCCGCTGCCGACGCTCGATTCGACGCGGCTGCTGGCGCGCGCGGCACTGCGCCGCGCCACGCAGAAGTCAAACTAG
- a CDS encoding aldo/keto reductase, whose translation MKKIPLGQSDLLVTPICLGTMTFGEQVDEPTAHAVLRRSLERGVDFIDTAEMYAVPASKETCGATETIIGNWFAANPGTRQKITLATKVAGPSRGMPWVREGTGMTAADIEASCHGSLRRLQTDVIDLYQIHWPERHVPVFGNIHYNPEKETSQTPIHEQLEALGKLVKAGKVRTIGLSNETPYGVHEFVRLAEQHGLPRVVAVQNVYNLVSRAHENALDETMHRLGVSLLAYSPLAFGLLTGKYDQSGIEGPDAPKGARISSYESVRKQRWGKPDALRAAKRYNQLARDHGLSPTQLALAFCYTKWQVASTIIGVTSVAQLDEDLDAYGTTLSAEVLAEIDKIRLDIRDPAA comes from the coding sequence ATGAAAAAGATTCCACTCGGTCAGAGCGACCTCCTCGTCACCCCGATCTGCCTCGGCACCATGACTTTCGGCGAGCAGGTCGATGAGCCCACCGCCCACGCCGTCCTACGCCGTTCGCTCGAACGCGGCGTCGATTTCATCGACACCGCCGAGATGTACGCGGTGCCGGCCAGCAAGGAAACCTGCGGCGCGACCGAAACCATCATCGGCAACTGGTTTGCCGCCAACCCCGGCACGCGCCAGAAGATCACGCTGGCGACCAAGGTGGCCGGCCCCTCGCGCGGCATGCCGTGGGTGCGCGAAGGCACGGGCATGACGGCCGCCGACATCGAGGCCTCGTGCCACGGCAGCCTGCGCCGCCTGCAGACCGACGTGATCGACCTGTACCAGATCCACTGGCCCGAGCGCCACGTGCCGGTGTTCGGCAACATCCACTACAACCCCGAGAAGGAAACCTCGCAGACGCCGATCCACGAGCAGCTCGAAGCGCTGGGCAAGCTGGTGAAGGCAGGCAAGGTGCGCACCATCGGTTTGTCGAACGAGACGCCCTACGGCGTGCACGAGTTCGTGCGGCTGGCCGAGCAGCACGGGCTGCCGCGCGTGGTGGCGGTGCAGAACGTCTACAACCTGGTGAGCCGTGCGCACGAGAACGCGCTCGACGAAACCATGCACCGGCTCGGCGTGTCGCTGCTGGCGTACTCGCCGCTGGCCTTCGGCCTGCTGACGGGCAAGTACGACCAGAGCGGCATCGAGGGCCCCGACGCGCCCAAGGGCGCGCGCATCTCGAGCTACGAGTCGGTGCGCAAGCAGCGCTGGGGCAAGCCCGACGCGCTGCGCGCAGCCAAGCGCTACAACCAGCTTGCACGCGACCACGGCCTGAGCCCCACGCAGCTCGCGCTGGCCTTCTGCTACACCAAGTGGCAGGTGGCGAGCACCATCATTGGCGTGACCTCGGTGGCGCAGCTCGACGAAGACCTGGACGCCTACGGCACCACGCTGTCGGCCGAGGTGCTGGCCGAGATCGACAAGATCCGCCTGGACATCCGCGACCCCGCGGCCTGA
- a CDS encoding methionine ABC transporter permease — MFENITPILPELWTATGQTFLMLAIGLSAAVLIGGPLGILLFLLGPGQSLENKPAFLILNWIVNTVRSFPFIILLVALVPFTRVIAGTSIGPLAAAVPLSFAAIPYFARLVDQCLREVPRGVIEAAHAMGASELQIVWRVLVVEARSGLVLALTVLAVSFLSYSAIAGVVGGGGIGDLAIRYGYYRFQTDVMVLTVALLVVLVQILQFVGNTTARRLDKR, encoded by the coding sequence ATGTTTGAGAACATCACCCCCATCCTTCCCGAGCTGTGGACGGCCACGGGCCAGACCTTTTTGATGCTGGCCATCGGCCTGTCGGCGGCGGTGCTCATCGGCGGGCCGCTGGGCATCCTGCTGTTCCTGCTGGGGCCGGGGCAGTCGCTCGAAAACAAGCCGGCGTTCCTGATCCTCAACTGGATCGTGAACACGGTGCGTTCCTTCCCGTTCATCATCCTGCTGGTGGCGCTGGTGCCGTTCACGCGGGTGATCGCCGGTACCTCCATCGGGCCGCTGGCGGCCGCGGTGCCGCTGTCGTTCGCGGCCATTCCGTACTTTGCGCGGCTGGTCGACCAGTGCCTGCGCGAGGTGCCGCGCGGCGTGATCGAGGCGGCCCACGCCATGGGCGCCTCGGAGCTGCAGATCGTCTGGCGCGTGCTGGTGGTCGAGGCGCGCTCGGGCCTGGTGCTCGCGCTCACCGTGCTGGCCGTGAGCTTTCTGTCGTATTCGGCGATTGCCGGTGTGGTGGGCGGCGGCGGCATCGGCGACCTGGCGATCCGCTACGGCTACTACCGCTTCCAGACCGACGTGATGGTGCTCACCGTGGCGCTGCTCGTGGTGCTGGTGCAGATCCTGCAGTTCGTGGGCAACACCACGGCGCGCCGGCTCGACAAGCGTTGA
- a CDS encoding alpha/beta fold hydrolase, translating to MYQALRPSRSEFVPVRNLNYHVRLWGQPSSERPPLVLVHGWMDVAASWQFVVDALKDDRFIIAPDWRGFGLTDGGGVDNYWLPDYLADLEWLLDHYAGEGDDARPVDLVGHSMGGNVAMHYAGVRPARIRRLVNLEGFGMPARQPDEAPARYGQWIDELKGLHRGEKALAGYSAVDGVARRLMKTNPRLTQDKADWLASHWSAPQAQADGSARWQILGEAAHKIINANIFRVDETLALYARITAPTLMVEASDDSLHGWWKARYTLAEFHERLKSVPSVRIEQLDDAGHMLHHDQPQRVAQLIEDFLA from the coding sequence ATGTACCAAGCCCTCCGCCCCTCGCGCAGCGAATTCGTGCCCGTGCGCAACCTGAACTACCACGTCCGCCTCTGGGGCCAACCGTCGAGCGAGCGCCCGCCGCTGGTGCTGGTGCATGGCTGGATGGACGTGGCGGCCTCCTGGCAGTTCGTGGTCGATGCGCTGAAGGACGACCGCTTCATCATCGCCCCCGACTGGCGCGGCTTCGGCCTCACCGATGGCGGCGGCGTCGACAACTACTGGCTGCCCGACTACCTGGCCGACCTCGAATGGCTGCTCGACCACTACGCCGGCGAAGGCGACGATGCGCGCCCCGTCGACCTCGTCGGCCACAGCATGGGCGGCAACGTCGCAATGCACTATGCGGGCGTGCGCCCCGCGCGCATCCGCCGCCTCGTCAACCTCGAAGGCTTCGGCATGCCCGCGCGCCAGCCCGACGAGGCACCCGCGCGCTACGGCCAGTGGATCGACGAGCTCAAGGGCCTGCACCGCGGCGAGAAGGCGCTGGCGGGCTATTCGGCGGTGGACGGCGTGGCACGTCGCCTCATGAAGACCAACCCGCGCCTCACGCAAGACAAGGCCGACTGGCTGGCCAGCCACTGGTCGGCGCCGCAGGCCCAGGCCGACGGCAGCGCGCGCTGGCAGATCCTCGGCGAGGCGGCGCACAAGATCATCAACGCCAACATCTTCCGCGTCGACGAGACGCTGGCGCTCTATGCCCGCATCACCGCGCCGACGCTGATGGTCGAAGCCTCGGACGACAGCCTGCACGGCTGGTGGAAGGCGCGCTACACGCTCGCCGAATTCCACGAGCGGCTGAAGTCCGTGCCCTCGGTGCGCATCGAGCAACTCGACGACGCGGGCCACATGCTGCACCACGACCAGCCGCAGCGCGTGGCGCAGCTGATCGAAGACTTCCTGGCCTAG
- a CDS encoding YajQ family cyclic di-GMP-binding protein, with protein sequence MPSFDTVCEPNLPEVKNAVENTAKEIGTRFDFKGTAAAVELKDKEITMIGDAEFQLVQVEDILRSKLTKRSVDVRFLDKGDVQKMGGDKVKQVIKIKNGIETEQAKKITRIIKDSKLKVQAAIQGDAVRITGAKRDDLQAAMALIKKDVPDMPVSFNNFRD encoded by the coding sequence CGTCTTTCGATACCGTCTGCGAGCCCAATCTGCCCGAAGTGAAGAATGCGGTGGAAAACACCGCCAAGGAAATCGGCACACGCTTCGATTTCAAGGGCACCGCCGCTGCCGTCGAGCTCAAGGACAAAGAGATCACGATGATCGGCGACGCCGAGTTCCAGCTCGTGCAGGTCGAAGACATTCTTCGCAGCAAGCTCACCAAGCGCAGCGTCGACGTGCGCTTTCTCGACAAGGGCGACGTCCAGAAAATGGGCGGCGACAAGGTCAAGCAGGTCATCAAGATCAAGAACGGCATCGAGACCGAGCAGGCCAAGAAGATCACCCGCATCATCAAGGACAGCAAGCTCAAGGTGCAGGCCGCGATCCAGGGCGACGCCGTGCGCATCACCGGCGCCAAGCGCGACGACCTGCAGGCCGCCATGGCCCTCATCAAGAAGGACGTGCCCGACATGCCGGTGTCCTTCAACAACTTCCGCGACTGA
- a CDS encoding aminoacyl-tRNA deacylase, translating into MAKKSAHTSETPATQLLRAHKMAFTEHPYEYLEHGGAQHSAQVLGFDPFTVVKTLVMQDQDAKPLIVLMHGNRTVSTKNLARQIGAKSVEPCKPEVAQRHSGYMVGGTSPFGTRREMPVYIESTILEMPKIAINGGRRGYLIGIDPQVCVTLLGAQPVQCALAE; encoded by the coding sequence ATGGCTAAGAAAAGCGCCCACACCTCCGAGACGCCCGCGACGCAGCTGCTGCGCGCGCACAAGATGGCCTTCACCGAGCACCCGTACGAGTACCTGGAACACGGCGGCGCGCAGCACAGCGCGCAGGTGCTGGGCTTCGACCCGTTCACCGTGGTCAAGACGCTGGTGATGCAGGACCAGGACGCCAAGCCGTTGATCGTGCTGATGCACGGCAACCGCACGGTGTCGACCAAGAACCTCGCGCGGCAGATCGGCGCCAAGTCGGTCGAGCCCTGCAAGCCCGAGGTGGCGCAGCGCCACAGCGGCTACATGGTGGGCGGCACTTCGCCGTTCGGCACGCGGCGCGAGATGCCGGTCTACATCGAATCGACCATCCTCGAGATGCCGAAGATCGCGATCAACGGCGGTCGGCGCGGCTACCTCATCGGCATCGATCCGCAGGTGTGCGTGACGCTGCTGGGCGCCCAGCCCGTGCAATGCGCGCTGGCAGAATAG
- the plsY gene encoding glycerol-3-phosphate 1-O-acyltransferase PlsY, whose product MSFDLPSIIAIVVSYLIGSLSFAVIVSKSLGMADPRSYGSGNPGATNVLRSGNKGAALATLLLDAAKGWLPVFLIRQFGAQWGLGEGVAALAGLAAFLGHLYPVFFGFQGGKGVATAAGVLVGIAPWLGLATGATWLIIAVFFRYSSLSSLVAAFFAPAYYLIGGNIAWPLDRTVLVAIIVMSLLLIWRHRENIRRLAAGTESKLGSKKKA is encoded by the coding sequence TTGAGTTTCGATCTGCCCTCAATCATTGCCATCGTGGTGTCGTACCTGATCGGCTCGCTGTCGTTCGCGGTCATCGTGAGCAAATCGCTCGGCATGGCCGACCCGCGCAGCTACGGCAGCGGCAACCCCGGCGCCACCAACGTGCTGCGCTCGGGCAACAAGGGCGCGGCCTTAGCCACCTTGCTGCTCGATGCCGCAAAGGGCTGGTTGCCGGTGTTCCTGATCCGCCAGTTCGGCGCGCAGTGGGGGCTGGGCGAGGGCGTGGCCGCATTGGCGGGCCTGGCGGCCTTCCTGGGCCACCTGTACCCGGTGTTCTTCGGTTTCCAGGGCGGCAAGGGCGTGGCAACGGCGGCCGGCGTGCTGGTGGGCATCGCGCCCTGGCTGGGGCTCGCCACGGGCGCGACCTGGCTGATCATCGCGGTCTTCTTTCGTTACTCGTCGCTGTCGTCGCTGGTGGCGGCGTTCTTTGCGCCGGCCTACTATCTGATCGGCGGCAACATCGCGTGGCCGCTCGACCGCACGGTGCTCGTTGCGATCATCGTCATGAGTCTGCTGCTGATCTGGCGGCACCGCGAAAACATCCGCCGGCTCGCGGCCGGCACGGAGTCGAAACTCGGCTCGAAGAAAAAGGCTTGA
- a CDS encoding methionine ABC transporter ATP-binding protein, with amino-acid sequence MTFPSPDAARGNAAPVIRLQSVQKSFALPSGEVFDAVQSLSLGIQQGDVFGLIGKSGAGKSTLLRLINLLERPDAGQVFVGGRDLTTLSRRELRDTRQNIGMIFQQFNLLQNATVFDNVAFPLKIHGRHSKAEINERVRECLDLVGLAEKIDTYPAQLSGGQKQRVAIARALASRPQVLLCDEPTSALDTETTRALLETLRDINQKIGVTIVIVTHELSVVEVLCRNVAILEKGRLIEQFAVDAPSEERKTALGREIDELVRRREREAREPVAPRVATAQRNAQELAYV; translated from the coding sequence ATGACCTTCCCTTCGCCTGATGCGGCACGCGGCAACGCGGCGCCGGTCATCCGTCTTCAATCGGTGCAGAAGTCGTTTGCCTTGCCCAGCGGCGAGGTGTTCGATGCCGTGCAATCGCTGTCGCTCGGCATCCAGCAGGGCGACGTGTTCGGCTTGATCGGCAAGAGCGGTGCCGGCAAGTCGACGCTGCTGCGCCTCATCAACCTGCTCGAGCGGCCCGATGCGGGCCAGGTGTTCGTCGGCGGGCGCGACCTCACGACGCTCTCGCGCCGCGAGCTGCGCGACACGCGCCAGAACATCGGCATGATCTTTCAGCAGTTCAACCTGCTGCAGAACGCCACGGTGTTCGACAACGTGGCCTTTCCGCTGAAGATCCACGGCCGCCACTCCAAGGCCGAGATCAACGAGCGGGTGCGCGAGTGCCTCGACCTCGTCGGCCTGGCCGAAAAGATCGACACCTACCCGGCGCAGCTCTCGGGCGGCCAGAAGCAGCGCGTGGCCATTGCGCGCGCGCTGGCGTCGCGTCCGCAGGTGCTGCTGTGCGACGAGCCCACCTCGGCGCTCGACACCGAAACCACCCGCGCGCTGCTCGAAACGCTGCGCGACATCAACCAGAAGATCGGCGTGACCATCGTGATCGTCACGCACGAGCTTTCGGTGGTCGAGGTGCTGTGCCGCAACGTGGCCATCCTCGAAAAGGGCCGCCTCATCGAGCAGTTCGCCGTCGATGCACCGAGCGAAGAGCGCAAGACCGCGCTGGGCCGCGAGATCGACGAACTGGTGCGTCGCCGCGAACGCGAAGCGCGCGAACCCGTGGCGCCGCGCGTGGCGACCGCACAGCGCAACGCGCAGGAGCTGGCCTATGTTTGA
- a CDS encoding MetQ/NlpA family ABC transporter substrate-binding protein yields MKTALLRRSVLAVSLVALSLGGLSLSAQAQDAKKNLVIGGTAGSNADQLKAGIIPILEKKGYKVKLVEFNDYVQPNLALAQGSLDANFFQHRVYLQKFSADQKLDLAELVQGPIAPMGVYSTKRKTLADVKEGDRVTLPNDPSNLARALVLLEQNKLVTIKAGIDPLRASEKDVAENPKKLKFIPLEAAQLPRSLGDTEYAIVNGNFAISSGLKLTEAVVLEKTPDYYLNVVAVKSADKNAAWAKDIADAYRSKEFKAVVDSKFQGYAKPSFLQ; encoded by the coding sequence ATGAAAACCGCACTGCTGCGCCGTTCCGTCCTCGCCGTTTCCCTCGTCGCGCTGTCGCTCGGGGGCCTCTCGCTGTCGGCGCAGGCGCAAGACGCCAAGAAGAACCTCGTGATCGGCGGCACCGCTGGCTCGAACGCCGACCAGCTCAAGGCCGGCATCATTCCGATCCTCGAGAAGAAGGGCTACAAGGTGAAGCTGGTCGAGTTCAACGACTACGTGCAGCCCAACCTCGCGCTGGCCCAGGGCTCGCTCGACGCCAACTTCTTCCAGCATCGGGTCTACCTGCAGAAGTTCTCGGCCGACCAGAAGCTGGACCTCGCCGAACTGGTGCAGGGTCCGATCGCACCCATGGGCGTGTACTCGACCAAGCGCAAGACGCTGGCCGACGTGAAAGAGGGCGACCGCGTGACGCTGCCGAACGACCCGAGCAACCTGGCGCGCGCGCTGGTGCTGTTGGAGCAGAACAAGCTGGTCACGATCAAGGCTGGCATCGACCCGCTGCGCGCGTCGGAGAAGGACGTGGCCGAGAACCCGAAGAAGCTGAAGTTCATTCCGCTCGAGGCCGCACAGCTGCCGCGTTCGCTGGGGGACACCGAGTACGCCATCGTCAACGGCAACTTCGCGATCTCGTCGGGCCTGAAGCTCACCGAGGCCGTGGTGCTCGAGAAGACGCCCGACTACTACCTGAATGTGGTCGCCGTGAAGAGCGCCGACAAGAACGCCGCCTGGGCCAAGGACATCGCCGACGCCTACCGCTCGAAGGAATTCAAGGCGGTGGTCGACAGCAAGTTCCAGGGCTACGCCAAGCCCAGCTTCCTGCAGTAA
- a CDS encoding retropepsin-like aspartic protease family protein — translation MKALLAAVLCSAAAMGAHAADSVTLTGSIGSRAILIVNGAPPKTVAVGETFQGVKLVSLQADQAVVESAGKRFSLRMDSPVSIGRGGVAGSGNRIVLPADSRGHYMTQGQINGRAVTFMLDTGATTIALSAVDAQRIGLDYSKGQLVQMRTANGNAPGYRLRLQSVRVGDVEVYDIDAIVSQQPMPYVLLGNSFLNRFSMRRDADEMILEKRY, via the coding sequence ATGAAGGCGCTCCTCGCCGCGGTGCTGTGCTCGGCCGCGGCCATGGGAGCGCACGCCGCCGACTCGGTCACGCTGACCGGCTCCATCGGCAGCCGCGCCATCCTCATCGTGAACGGCGCGCCGCCCAAGACGGTGGCCGTCGGGGAAACCTTCCAGGGCGTCAAGCTGGTGTCGCTGCAGGCCGACCAGGCGGTGGTCGAATCGGCGGGCAAGCGTTTTTCGCTGCGCATGGATTCGCCCGTGAGCATCGGTCGCGGCGGGGTCGCCGGCAGTGGCAACCGCATCGTGCTGCCGGCCGACAGCCGGGGCCACTACATGACGCAGGGCCAGATCAACGGCCGCGCCGTCACCTTCATGCTCGACACGGGTGCGACCACCATCGCGCTGTCGGCAGTCGACGCCCAGCGCATCGGGCTCGACTACAGCAAGGGACAGCTGGTGCAGATGCGCACGGCCAACGGCAACGCCCCGGGCTACAGGCTGCGGCTGCAGAGCGTGCGCGTGGGCGACGTCGAGGTCTACGACATCGACGCCATCGTCTCGCAACAGCCCATGCCGTACGTGCTGCTGGGCAACAGCTTTCTCAATCGCTTCTCGATGCGGCGCGACGCCGACGAGATGATTCTCGAGAAGCGGTACTGA
- a CDS encoding LLM class flavin-dependent oxidoreductase encodes MSSSAPRRQLHLNVNILHSGFVPSAWRLPESDPWAFADIQHYIRTAQIAEAAKLDAVFLADNAAIVDQIHFRPITALEPTILLACVAAATTHIGLIATASTSYNEPYNLARRFATLDHVSAGRAGWNMVTTADLPSARNFGLDTTPDHAKRYARASEFADLVKALWDSWEDDAFIGDKAAGRFIDPAKVHALAHRGEHFAVQGPLNLPRPPQGHPVLVQAGASADGRELASRHAEAVFSASQSFEESQAYARALKTRAAELGRGPDAVKVLAGLTTIVGATEAQARRRRDALVDLIPWDYSLTRLAGTLGITPDRLKLDERLPDDLPLPGNGNGNHTFFNAVVAAGRTHGYTVRQLIRELAGGGGHRVIVGTPEQIADDIERWFKGGAADGFNLMPDALPHGLQDFVEGVVPILQKRGIFRTEYEGRTLRDHLGLARPAGRAAQRLAA; translated from the coding sequence ATGAGCAGCAGCGCACCGCGCAGGCAGCTGCACCTCAACGTCAACATCCTGCATTCGGGCTTCGTGCCTTCGGCCTGGCGGCTGCCGGAGAGCGACCCGTGGGCGTTCGCCGACATCCAGCACTACATCCGTACCGCGCAGATCGCCGAGGCCGCCAAGCTCGACGCCGTGTTCCTGGCCGACAACGCCGCCATCGTCGACCAGATCCATTTCCGTCCGATCACCGCGCTGGAGCCCACCATCCTGCTGGCCTGCGTGGCCGCCGCGACCACGCACATCGGCCTGATCGCCACGGCCTCCACCAGCTACAACGAGCCCTACAACCTCGCGCGCCGCTTCGCCACGCTCGACCACGTGAGCGCCGGCCGCGCCGGCTGGAACATGGTGACCACGGCCGACCTGCCCTCGGCACGCAACTTCGGCCTCGACACCACGCCCGACCATGCCAAGCGCTACGCCCGCGCCTCGGAGTTTGCCGACCTCGTCAAGGCGCTGTGGGACAGCTGGGAAGACGACGCCTTCATCGGCGACAAGGCGGCCGGCCGCTTCATCGACCCCGCCAAGGTGCACGCCCTCGCGCACCGCGGCGAGCACTTCGCCGTGCAAGGCCCGCTGAATCTGCCACGCCCGCCGCAGGGCCACCCGGTGCTGGTACAGGCCGGCGCTTCGGCGGATGGGCGCGAGCTCGCATCGCGCCACGCCGAAGCCGTGTTCTCGGCCTCGCAATCCTTTGAAGAATCGCAGGCCTACGCACGTGCGCTGAAGACCCGCGCGGCCGAACTGGGCCGCGGCCCCGATGCGGTGAAGGTGCTCGCCGGCCTCACCACCATCGTCGGCGCCACGGAAGCGCAAGCGCGCCGCCGCCGCGATGCGCTGGTCGATCTGATCCCGTGGGACTACAGCCTCACGCGCCTGGCCGGCACGCTGGGCATCACGCCCGACCGCCTCAAGCTCGACGAGCGCCTGCCCGACGACCTGCCGTTGCCCGGCAATGGGAACGGCAACCACACTTTTTTCAACGCCGTGGTCGCGGCCGGTCGCACGCACGGCTACACGGTGCGCCAGCTGATCCGCGAACTCGCGGGCGGCGGCGGACACCGCGTGATCGTGGGCACGCCCGAACAGATCGCCGATGACATCGAGCGCTGGTTCAAGGGCGGTGCAGCGGATGGGTTCAACCTGATGCCGGATGCGCTGCCGCATGGGCTGCAGGATTTTGTGGAGGGCGTGGTGCCGATCCTGCAGAAGCGGGGGATCTTTCGCACTGAATATGAGGGACGCACGTTGCGCGACCACCTGGGGCTGGCGCGGCCTGCAGGACGGGCGGCGCAGCGGCTCGCGGCCTGA